One region of Bubalus bubalis isolate 160015118507 breed Murrah chromosome 15, NDDB_SH_1, whole genome shotgun sequence genomic DNA includes:
- the IMPA1 gene encoding inositol monophosphatase 1 isoform X2, with the protein MADPWQECMDYAVTLAGQAGEVVREALKNEMNIMVKSSPADLVTATDQKVEKMLITSIKEKYPSHSFIGEESVAAGEKSILTDNPTWIIDPIDGTTNFVHGFPFVAVSIGFVVNKKMEFGIVYSCLEDKMYTGRKGKGAFCNGQKLQVSHQEDITKSLLVTELGSSRTPETVRIILSNIERLLCLPIHGIRGVGTAALNMCLVAAGAADAYYEMGIHCWDVAGAGIIVTEAGGVLLDVTGGPFDLMSRRVIASSNKTLAERIAKEIQIIPLQRDDED; encoded by the exons ATGGCTGATCCTTGGCAGGAATGCATGGATTATGCAGTAACCCTGGCAGGACAAGCTGGAGAG gTGGTTCGTGAAGCGCTCAAGAATGAAATGAATATTATGGTTAAAAGTTCTCCGGCTGATTTGGTAACTGCTACTGaccaaaaagttgaaaaaatgcTTATCACATCCATAAAGGAAAAGTATCCATCTCACAG tttcattggtGAGGAATCTGTGGCAGCTGGGGAAAAAAGTATCTTAACCGACAACCCTACATGGATCATTGACCCTATTGATGGAACAACTAACTTTGTACATgg atttccttttgtAGCTGTTTCAATTGGCTTTGTGGTAAATAAAAAG ATGGAGTTTGGAATTGTGTACAGTTGCCTGGAGGATAAGATGTACACTGGCCGGAAAGGAAAAGGTGCCTTTTGTAATGGTCAAAAACTACAGGTTTCACACCAAGAAG ataTTACCAAATCTCTCTTGGTGACAGAGTTGGGCTCTTCCAGAACACCAGAGACTGTGAGAATTATTCTTTCTAATATAGAAAGGCTTCTTTGCCTTCCCATCCATGG GATCCGGGGTGTTGGAACAGCAGCTCTGAACATGTGCCTGGTGGCCGCTGGGGCTGCGGACGCGTATTATGAAATGGGGATCCATTGCTGGGATGTTGCAGGCGCCGGCATCATTGTGACTGAAGCTGGCGGAGTGCTCCTGGATGTCACAG GTGGACCATTTGATTTGATGTCACGAAGAGTAATTGCTTCAAGCAATAAAACATTAGCAGAAAGGATAGCCAAAGAAATTCAGATAATACCTCTTCAAAGAGATGATGAAGATTAA
- the SLC10A5 gene encoding sodium/bile acid cotransporter 5, with protein sequence MIRKLFIVLLLSSVTLGEARKSFLSFLNIEKTEVLFITKTEETVVVRSSYRDKQPNSSYLRVQLEDDKMLQVVNVTKALSDVTNFTIHLVMGGDGETNLTVQLWDSEGRRERLIEEIKNVRVRVLRQRQGSPFQASNLINRNILMLFLPMILLNKCAFGCKIEFQVFETVWKRPLPVVLGAVIQFFLMPFCGFLLTQILALPEAQAFGFIVTCTCPGGGGGYLFALLLEGDVTLAILMTCTSTFLALVTMPTNSYIYSRILGLSGTLHIPISKIMSTLLFILAPMSVGIVIKHRLPDKAKFLERIIRPLSFILMFIGIYVTFSMGLVFLKTVNLDVLLLGVLVPALGLLFGYFFAKISMLPLPVCKTVAIEGGVLNSFLALAIIQLSFSQSDADLASVAPFTVAMCSGCEMLLILLFYKAKKRCILNIEEKRMKNPPV encoded by the coding sequence atgattagaaaactTTTTATCGTCCTGCTTTTGTCATCTGTGACTCTTGGAGAAGCCAGGAAATCCTTTCTCAGTTTCCTGAACATAGAGAAGACTGAAGTACTGTTTATCACAAAGACGGAAGAAACTGTCGTTGTAAGGTCAAGTTACAGAGATAAACAACCAAACTCCAGCTACCTCCGTGTGCAACTGGAAGACGATAAAATGCTCCAAGTGGTGAATGTGACCAAGGCCTTATCGGATGTGACCAACTTTACCATACACCTGGTGATGGGTGGAGACGGAGAGACAAATCTGACCGTTCAGCTGTGGGATTCAGAAGGTAGGCGCGAAAGGCTCATTGAAGAGATAAAGAATGTCCGAGTCAGAGTGCTCAGACAGAGACAAGGCAGTCCTTTCCAGGCATCAAACCTCATCAACAGAAACATCTTAATGCTGTTTCTGCCAATGATACTGTTAAATAAATGTGCGTTTGGTTGCAAGATTGAGTTCCAGGTGTTTGAAACAGTGTGGAAGAGACCTTTGCCGGTAGTTCTTGGGGCGGTTATACAGTTTTTTCTTATGCCGTTTTGTGGATTCCTTCTAACGCAGATTTTGGCCTTGCCTGAGGCCCAGGCGTTTGGATTTATAGTCACCTGTACGTgcccaggtgggggtgggggctacCTCTTTGCTCTGCTTCTAGAAGGAGATGTCACTTTGGCCATTCTGATGACTTGCACGTCAACGTTTCTGGCACTGGTCACGATGCCTACCAATTCGTACATATACAGTAGAATCTTAGGGTTATCGGGTACACTGCATATTCCTATTTCTAAAATTATGTCAACCCTCCTTTTCATCCTCGCACCAATGTCAGTGGGAATAGTCATCAAGCATAGACTACCTGACAAAGCAAAGTTCTTGGAGAGGATCATTAGGCctctgagttttattttaatgtttataggGATTTATGTGACTTTCAGCATGGGATTGGTGTTTCTGAAAACAGTGAACCTAGACGTGCTTCTGTTGGGTGTCTTAGTTCCTGCTTTGGGCTTGTTGTTCGGGTACTTTTTTGCTAAAATTTCTATGCTGCCTCTTCCTGTTTGTAAAACTGTTGCTATTGAAGGTGGGGTACTGAATAGTTTCTTAGCCCTTGCCATTATTCAGCTTTCCTTTTCACAGTCTGATGCAGACTTAGCGTCTGTGGCTCCGTTTACAGTGGCCATGTGTTCTGGATGTGAAATGTTACTGATCCTTCTGTTCTACAAGGCTAAGAAAAGATGTATCCTTaacatagaagaaaaaagaatgaaaaatcccCCAGTCTAA
- the IMPA1 gene encoding inositol monophosphatase 1 isoform X1, with amino-acid sequence MMADPWQECMDYAVTLAGQAGEVVREALKNEMNIMVKSSPADLVTATDQKVEKMLITSIKEKYPSHSFIGEESVAAGEKSILTDNPTWIIDPIDGTTNFVHGFPFVAVSIGFVVNKKMEFGIVYSCLEDKMYTGRKGKGAFCNGQKLQVSHQEDITKSLLVTELGSSRTPETVRIILSNIERLLCLPIHGIRGVGTAALNMCLVAAGAADAYYEMGIHCWDVAGAGIIVTEAGGVLLDVTGGPFDLMSRRVIASSNKTLAERIAKEIQIIPLQRDDED; translated from the exons ATG ATGGCTGATCCTTGGCAGGAATGCATGGATTATGCAGTAACCCTGGCAGGACAAGCTGGAGAG gTGGTTCGTGAAGCGCTCAAGAATGAAATGAATATTATGGTTAAAAGTTCTCCGGCTGATTTGGTAACTGCTACTGaccaaaaagttgaaaaaatgcTTATCACATCCATAAAGGAAAAGTATCCATCTCACAG tttcattggtGAGGAATCTGTGGCAGCTGGGGAAAAAAGTATCTTAACCGACAACCCTACATGGATCATTGACCCTATTGATGGAACAACTAACTTTGTACATgg atttccttttgtAGCTGTTTCAATTGGCTTTGTGGTAAATAAAAAG ATGGAGTTTGGAATTGTGTACAGTTGCCTGGAGGATAAGATGTACACTGGCCGGAAAGGAAAAGGTGCCTTTTGTAATGGTCAAAAACTACAGGTTTCACACCAAGAAG ataTTACCAAATCTCTCTTGGTGACAGAGTTGGGCTCTTCCAGAACACCAGAGACTGTGAGAATTATTCTTTCTAATATAGAAAGGCTTCTTTGCCTTCCCATCCATGG GATCCGGGGTGTTGGAACAGCAGCTCTGAACATGTGCCTGGTGGCCGCTGGGGCTGCGGACGCGTATTATGAAATGGGGATCCATTGCTGGGATGTTGCAGGCGCCGGCATCATTGTGACTGAAGCTGGCGGAGTGCTCCTGGATGTCACAG GTGGACCATTTGATTTGATGTCACGAAGAGTAATTGCTTCAAGCAATAAAACATTAGCAGAAAGGATAGCCAAAGAAATTCAGATAATACCTCTTCAAAGAGATGATGAAGATTAA